The Longimicrobiaceae bacterium DNA window GCGCACGGAGATGCGCACCTCGTGCGGGCCGGGCTCCGGCACCGGGACGTCCTCGACGCGGAGGACCTCCGGGCCGCCGTGCTCGTGGAAGCGTGCTGCGCGCATTTGCAATAATTACGAATTACAAATTACGAATTACGGGAAATTACGGGACGGCAATTTTGAATTTTGGATTTTGAATCGGGGCGGTGCCAGGTTTTTGCTTGCGGCCGTCGTTCGCATGGGATCATCGGGGATATTTTCCGTACCGGCGCGCCCTCCGGGCGCGAGGGCGGCGCATGAGGGCGAGCGCCTGGCGCGGCGTCCATCTGGATGATTGAGCGGTCCGGGATCCGCCGGCATCCGAGTGCGGGTGCCCGCAGGGGGGTCCACAAGGGGCGCCCCTACGGGAATCGGCTGCCAAGCGAACGATGACCGTCTGGCGACGCAAATTCACTACCGATCAGGTCACCGATTTGACGGCCGATCCTATGGGTAGCCGCGCCTTCACCGCAGCCCGGCTGCCTTGCCGGGGAAGTTCTGATTGGAGGCGACCGGGGCTCGGTCCATGCATGGGAGGCGGGCCGTGCCTGGAGGAGGAGTGAGATGCGCTTTCAGAGCTCGGAAGACCGGCTGAATCCGATCCCGCCGGAGGGAGTCGATGACACGACACTGGGCGGGTACCCCCTGGTGCACGGGCGCGCTCCGGCGTTCGAGGGGTGCGACGGCGAGCCGTACACCGTGGCAATCGACACGGAGCGGGCGGAGGATGGCGAAGGATGGGTCGCCTACCTCATTTTCCTCCGCTGGTCGCAGACCGGCTCGGCGGTGATGGGCCACATGGAGACGGGCGACCTGGAGCGCGGGGCTACCGAAGAGGAGGCCCGGAAGCGTCTGGAGGCGTACCCGCTCCGCCGCGTGCGCGAGGTGCTCGACGCGGAGATCGAGCGGCGCCGGGCCGAGCGGGAGGCTGAGCAGGAGAGCGCGATGGACCTGACCCAGAGCGATCCCGGGGACGACTGAGCCCCGGAACGATCCCTCCACACCTTCATCCAACTTTGACGACTCGCCGGCACCAGCCGCCATGTTCCAGGAGACCCTCTTCTTTCTGAGCGAGAGCACCACGGCTCGTCGCCTCGTGACGCGCGCCCCCATTTCCCGGCAGCTGGCCGAACGCTTCGTCGCCGGGGAGACCCTGGACGAGGCGGTGGCAGTGGCTCGCACGTGCAACGAGCACGGCCTCAGCGTTTCGCTGGATTACCTGGGCGAGGAGGTGACCCGGCGCGAAGAAGTCGAGCATGCGGTGGAGATGGCCATCCGCACCCTCGACCGCATCGCGGAGGAGGGTCTGAACGCCAACATCTCGCTGAAGCCGACCCAGTTCGGACTGACCATCGATGAGGCGCTCTGTCGCGACAGCGTGGAGCGCGTGCTCGTCCGCGCGCGGGAGCTGGGGGACCGCGAGGACGAAATCTTCGTCCGTCTGGACATGGAGTCCGCGGAGTACACCGAGCGAACCGTCGCTCTGGTCGAGGCGCTCTGGGAGGCGGGCCACCGCAACGTGGGCACCGTGCTGCAGTCGTGCCTCTACCGCACGCCCGACGACCTGCGGCGGCTGATGCGACTGGGGTCGCGGATCCGCCTGGTGAAGGGGGCGTACCGCGAGCCGCCGACCGTGGCCTACCCTGACAAGAAGGACGTCGATCGTCGCTTCCTCGACCAGACCCGGCTGCTCCTGCGGGAGGGGAACTATCCGGCCATCGCCACGCACGACGTGGAGATGATCAACGCCACGCGGCGCTTCGCCTTCGAGCACGGGATCTCCAAGGATTCCTTCGAGTTCCAGATGCTGTACGGGGTGCGGCGGGACCTGCAGCATCGGCTGCGCGAGGAAGGCTACCGCGTGCGCGTCTACATCCCCTTCGGGGAGCAGTGGTACCCCTACCTGATGCGGCGCCTCGCCGAGCGCCCCGCCAACCTCTTCTTCATCACCGGCAGCATCCTGAAGGAATCGCCAGTGCCCTGGCTGGCCCGCCCCATGGCCATCGGCGCCGGTGCCGTGGCGGGGGCGCTGATGGCGCTGACCTGGAAGCGCAGGAGCTGATGCCGCGGGTCGCTGCATGCTCTGGCGTGCTGCACCTGGAGGTTGAAGGCGCGCTGCTTCTGGAGGTCTAGGAGCTGGTAGACAGAGGCGTCGGGGCTCAGGGCGAGCGCTCGCGCGGCCGGATGCGGCCTGGAGCGGGAGGACGGGGTGCTGGCACTGGGGCGGCACGCGCATATCGGGGCGACCGTTGTGCGGGAAGCTGGCTGGCTCACCATCGATGATCACTGGATGACCGAGATCGAGTACAATCTGCGGCTGGTCGATCCGCACGCCCACCTGTTGGAGGTGGACGTGCGGTTTTCGTGCGAGGGTGCGGGGGCCGAGCTGGTGATGCCGGCGTGGACGCCGGGCTCCTACCTGATCCGCGAGTACGCGCGGCATGTGCAGGGCTTCGAGGCGATGGGGGAGGATGGCTCACCGCGGCACTGGACCAAGCTGGACAAGGCCACCTGGCGGGTCGAGGCGGAAGCCGGCGAGCAGCTGCAGGTGCGCTACCGCGTCTACGCCAACGAGCTGACCGTGCGCACCAGCCACTTCGACGCCACCCACGCCTTCATCACCCCCGCCTCCGTCTTCATGTTCGTGCGCGGGCAGGAGGCCCGGCCGTTGCGGCTCGAGGTGGATGCCCCTGGGTCGTGGGCGGTGGCGACCGCGCTGCAGGGGGAGGAGGGCGAGGGTGACGGCGCGCGGCGCTTCGTGGCCCTGGATCATGACGAGTTGGTGGACTCCCCGCTGGAGATCGGCGAGCATCGGCGAGTGGAGTGGGAGCAGCTGGGGAAGCGACACGCCTTCGTCATGTGGGGCCGGGCCGAGGTGGACGAGGCGCGGCTGGTGCGGGACACGCGCCAGATCATCGACGTCGTCGCGGAGATGTTCGGCGGCGTGCCGTACGAGCGCTACCTGTTCATCCTGCACCTCTTCCCCGGCGGCCGCGGCGGACTGGAACACAGGGCCTCGTCCGCGCTGCAGGCCGGGCGGGACGCCTTCCGTGGCGAAGCGTACGAGCGGCTCCTGGCGCTGATCGCGCACGAGTACTTCCACGTCTGGAACGGCAAGGGGATCCGTCCGGCGGCCCTGGGGCCCTTCGACTACACGCGGGAGAACTACACCCGCGACCTGTGGGTGGTGCAGGGGCTGACCACCTACTACACCGACCTGGTGCTGCGGCGCGCGGGGTTGCTGAGCCAGGAGAAGTACCTCGCGCGCCTGGCCGAGCTGATCGAGAAGCTGGAGAAGATGCCCGGGCGGCGGCACCAGAGCCTGGCCGAGTCCTCCTTCGATGCGTGGATCCGGTTCTATCGTCCCGACGAGAACTCCGGCAACGCGCAGATCTCCTACTACCACAAAGGCGCCCTGGTGGGGATGCTGCTGGACATGGAGATCCGCCGCGCGACCCGGGGGGCGCGCTCCCTCGACGGCGTGATGAAGGTGATGTGGGAGCGCTTCGGGAAGGTGGAGCTCGGCTACCCCGAGGGCGAGCTCGAGCGCGTGGCCGAGGAGGTGGCAGGCGTCGAGCTGGGGTGGTTCTTCGACCGTTACGTGCGCGGGGTGGAGGAGCTGGACTACGACCGGGCGTTGGAGGTGGTGGGGCTGCGGCTGGTGCGGGGTGGCGAGGAGGAGGCTG harbors:
- a CDS encoding PDZ domain-containing protein, producing the protein MLALGRHAHIGATVVREAGWLTIDDHWMTEIEYNLRLVDPHAHLLEVDVRFSCEGAGAELVMPAWTPGSYLIREYARHVQGFEAMGEDGSPRHWTKLDKATWRVEAEAGEQLQVRYRVYANELTVRTSHFDATHAFITPASVFMFVRGQEARPLRLEVDAPGSWAVATALQGEEGEGDGARRFVALDHDELVDSPLEIGEHRRVEWEQLGKRHAFVMWGRAEVDEARLVRDTRQIIDVVAEMFGGVPYERYLFILHLFPGGRGGLEHRASSALQAGRDAFRGEAYERLLALIAHEYFHVWNGKGIRPAALGPFDYTRENYTRDLWVVQGLTTYYTDLVLRRAGLLSQEKYLARLAELIEKLEKMPGRRHQSLAESSFDAWIRFYRPDENSGNAQISYYHKGALVGMLLDMEIRRATRGARSLDGVMKVMWERFGKVELGYPEGELERVAEEVAGVELGWFFDRYVRGVEELDYDRALEVVGLRLVRGGEEEAAGGRGAGEGVQFAGEAGAPIAGGVIEGGLREHGAEAAPSDGEKQSRSEGQGGTVPARAERAPAAARASEGNGGVGVKLPDVEQVEARLGLRLKEAGGRVEVQSVVAGGPGYRAGMDSGDEVVAVGGYRVGSVAEVAGRLEGVAAGARVEVLGFRRGELMRWEVEVGAEGRRWRVVPRGA
- a CDS encoding proline dehydrogenase family protein, whose protein sequence is MFQETLFFLSESTTARRLVTRAPISRQLAERFVAGETLDEAVAVARTCNEHGLSVSLDYLGEEVTRREEVEHAVEMAIRTLDRIAEEGLNANISLKPTQFGLTIDEALCRDSVERVLVRARELGDREDEIFVRLDMESAEYTERTVALVEALWEAGHRNVGTVLQSCLYRTPDDLRRLMRLGSRIRLVKGAYREPPTVAYPDKKDVDRRFLDQTRLLLREGNYPAIATHDVEMINATRRFAFEHGISKDSFEFQMLYGVRRDLQHRLREEGYRVRVYIPFGEQWYPYLMRRLAERPANLFFITGSILKESPVPWLARPMAIGAGAVAGALMALTWKRRS